A region of Candidatus Megaera polyxenophila DNA encodes the following proteins:
- a CDS encoding spore coat protein, with protein sequence MKNFLGSLCIYGIILVVVQGIAQAAVRAVNNQSTIDVTATVQPSCTIFANDLLFEITNFNKKNSYIGKTTLSLLCTKGTSFAIGLDKGSAPGATIINRKMKNRASYLNYSLYRDIGNNLVWGNSQGNTLTGIATGERQTFTLYAKIPAGQISAPGKYLDSINVVVNLGSGTNKLSYQLSVTMNVILKNTETPGYNNR encoded by the coding sequence ATGAAAAATTTTTTAGGCAGTTTGTGTATTTATGGCATAATATTAGTTGTTGTGCAAGGAATAGCCCAAGCGGCAGTTAGAGCGGTTAACAATCAGTCCACTATTGATGTTACTGCTACTGTTCAGCCTTCTTGTACAATTTTTGCAAATGATCTTCTCTTTGAAATAACTAATTTTAACAAAAAAAATTCCTATATCGGTAAAACTACACTTTCCTTATTATGTACAAAAGGTACTAGTTTTGCTATTGGATTAGATAAGGGGAGTGCTCCTGGGGCAACAATTATAAACCGCAAAATGAAAAATAGAGCAAGTTATTTAAACTACTCTTTGTATAGGGATATTGGTAACAATTTAGTGTGGGGTAATTCCCAAGGAAACACCTTGACAGGGATTGCTACTGGGGAGAGGCAAACTTTTACTCTTTATGCAAAGATTCCTGCGGGGCAAATATCAGCACCTGGAAAATATTTGGATAGTATAAATGTGGTAGTAAATTTGGGTAGCGGTACTAATAAACTATCATACCAATTATCAGTTACAATGAATGTTATCCTTAAAAATACAGAAACACCGGGCTATAACAATAGATAG